From Melospiza georgiana isolate bMelGeo1 chromosome 33, bMelGeo1.pri, whole genome shotgun sequence, the proteins below share one genomic window:
- the MCL1 gene encoding induced myeloid leukemia cell differentiation protein Mcl-1, with the protein MFAVKPKAVIGFNLYCGGSPALAPGGPGQHPEPAAAAAAASEPPRERSGAAAGRADPPRALIGRGAAARALIGCGATLWRPEEELDGCDPEPERGPAADSLPGTPPGPPDGLRQDSLELISRYLREVAGEAQPSAKKLFPGLLGGPGRPGSAGDAVMEKALETLRRVGDGVMRKHELAFQGMLRKLQIQQEEDLQCVVEVAAQMFSDGVTNWGRVVTLIAFGAFVAKHLKSIQQEQSVSSLAGIITDALVSSKREWLESQGGWEGFVDFFRVEDLESSIRNVLMAFAGVAGLGASLAYMIR; encoded by the exons ATGTTCGCCGTGAAGCCGAAAGCCGTCATCGGCTTCAACCTCTACTGCGGCGGCTCCCCGGCGCTGGcgcccggcgggccggggcagcACCCGGagcccgcggccgccgccgccgccgcctcagAGCCGCCCCGCGAGCGCTCCGGGGCCGCCGCCGGCCGCGCCGACCCCCCCCGCGCGCTGATTGGCCGAGGCGCTGCTGCCCGCGCGCTGATTGGCTGCGGCGCGACTCTATGGCGCCCCGAAGAGGAGCTGGACGGCTGCGACCCCGAGCCcgagcgcggccccgccgccgatTCGCTGCCCGGGACCCCCCCGGGGCCTCCGGACGGGCTCCGACAGGACTCGCTGGAGCTCATCAGCCGCTACCTGAGGGAAGTGGCGGGAGAGGCGCAGCCCAGCGCTAAGAAGCTTTTTCCGGGCCTCCTGGGTGGTCCCGGCCGGCCGGGCTCGGCGGGGGATGCGGTGATGGAGAAGGCGCTGGAAACGCTGCGGAGGGTCGGCGACGGCGTCATGAGGAAACACGAGCTCGCCTTCCAAG GGATGCTGAGGAAGCTGCAGATCCAGCAGGAGGAGGACCTGCAGTGCGTGGTGGAGGTGGCAGCCCAGATGTTCAGCGACGGTGTCACCAACTGGGGCCGCGTGGTGACCCTCATCGCCTTCGGGGCCTTCGTGGCCAAGCACCTCAAGAGcatccagcaggagcagagcgtcagcagcctggctgggatcATCACGGACGCCCTGGTGTCCTCCAAGAGGGAGTGGCTGGAGAGCCAGGGGGGCTGG GAGGGCTTTGTGGACTTTTTCCGCGTGGAGGACCTGGAGAGCAGCATCCGGAACGTTCTGATGGCCTTCGCGGGGGTGGCCGGCCTGGGCGCCAGCCTGGCCTACATGATCCGGtga